The DNA window acgtcatcaatgcaccaccaaccttaggatctaagatgttatgtatattatgccttactcactcacccttcaaaccggaacacgacaatactaaatattactactTAACGGTATAATACATGATGAAACTAACCCTACCaccgtatataatatatagaatatctgagaagtatattttgattaaaatataaaataataataatatatttactacgTCCTATTTCGTGATATAATCGACCTCTTTGCCAAATCTCATTACGTTCCGTGTAAGAGTTCGATCCAACTTCGTAACCTTGTAGCGTCAACAAAAATTCACACGTATATTTAGCTAATACTTTcgattaaataaaagtactcaacTTATAAAAAGTTATGTGTGGTCagtaatttcatatataaaataaccttataataataattaatttctatacgattttttttttattaatgatattttgaaatatctaaattaaaataataaggatagtaaatatcttaattaatatatttaaatatatttttacaagtacCTGATTATCAGTTCCGACGTCTAGTGTGATCGGAAGACATTGATGTGGCTTTATGCCAGCCAGCGCTGTGTACAAGGAGAGTTTACCCACAGGTATACCCATTCCATATGCACCCAAATCTCCTAAGCCGAGGATACGTTCTCCGTCCGTGAATACTATAGCACGAACATCAGGTTCAggcctaaaattaaaaaaaaatgataagacATACCCATCATATCATGTGAgtccacagataaaaaaaaaacagtgataGAACTTACCAATTTttgagaatattaaatatatgtccCTTATCGTTGATGGTGATGAAGAGACCTCTAGGTCTTCTATAAATGAGACCGAATCTTTGGCAGGCCAATCCCACGGTGGGTGTGTAAACAATTGGCAAATACTTTTCGACATTCTCCGACAAAAGTCGGAAGAACAATTTCTCATTTCTGTCCTGGAAACAAATAATttcactgtaaaaaaaaaatcatatatctGTGTAAATAAAGTTGATAGCAAAGAAGCTTACGTATgacaaacaaaatgaaaaaaaaaaatacttttattttgtgattaattaaaaatactaaattgacACTTCAATCTTAACCGTAATACTAAGCCCTCTGAAAATCATTATTGTTTCGTTCCACAAAAACCAAAACTTAGAACTTTCGCAATTAAACTAAGACTTTGGTTGTTTagcaactttttaattaatatttgagacTTGAATACTTAAAGAACTTTTCTTTCGAGGTCTCTGTTAATATATACAATCTTCAAAACCAAAATCCAATTGCTATGCCTGTATAAGTTacctaaatatatgtatcaccGTAACCATCTCGTACAGGATGGAGGGTCAGGATTGTCATTTAACGTAACTACATCAGCGAATGAGAAGGACAAGATATGACACCAAATAAACTGACCTAGTACACTGCAAGCTTCATAAGTAACGGAAGATGTGCGAAGCTATGGAATTAACAACTAATAAcagtaaaagaaaattaaatgcaTGCAACAATATGTCTTTAAAAGAAACATCTGGAAACCTTAGAACCGAAGAATAACTTAGTAAATTCATTAAATCAATGGTACCTTTATGGTGTTTAGTCACCTGTAACTCGACGAGGTAAAGATATTTGTTCAGATTGTCCTCATATCTATCGATTGATATTCTGCAAATATCCAGTTGTTCCTCTTGTGATTTAAACTTTGCCGCTAAGAGACCATGAATGCCAAGGGCTTGACGCTCTTCTAATGTAAATGCAAGACCCTAAAACgagtaaaatttgtaaaaatctataaaaatagtaCATTGAAATGTAAAATCTTCGTAACGCCACTAATTTAGCGTCACAAAATCGTATGCTAATCGAAAACCAGAACAGATTTATAGTTATGTAAATGCTAATTGTCCATAGCTGCACTTGGCACTTGTAACTATTTCGCTCGGCAACAACTGCATTCCTGTAGTAATTGTGCCATAAAGTTctgttttatgaaaatttaataccaCCGGATTCGTTTATGCGCACCTTGTTAAGGCGAGGGTCCCTGAGATGATCGATACCCCTCACCATGTTGGGGCATATAATATTGCCGGTCACCTCGTGGTAGTTCCGACATTGCGAAGCCGGTTCTAATAACGCTGGACATTTTGTTAATGCTAACGCTAGAGCCCGATTCGGAACTATTCCGTTGGAGCAGCacctaaaacaataaatagtatttatcaTCTTATGGTAAATAATAGATAACATAAGTAATAGTCAATTTACTCttcgcaaaaaaaaataactactacagatatttttaataatcaaagttATTTGTCATTTTATCTGGAACAATCTGATTTGATATAATTGCAATAGACATTATCTCTAGGCTGTATGGAGAGTGGCAAGCACATTTTTGTGTGGCAACAAAAGAGAAGTATAGTAagatattaagttttttaagaaacgtattttcttttattttcgttatgtgttcgatatttaaaataacagtacacaAGAATCCAGAATAGCCTAACGAATGGACCATATACATATACTGTAATCATAAATTGATCGTTAAAATATCAGTCATGTTTAGTCATGCACTGCTTTATTAGAAACATTGCTGGACTCGGAAGAAATGTGcacatttgtatttaatattcatgtcATAGGGTTGCCAGTTTCACTGAGTctgcaaaaaataatagttcCATTTGGCAAGGAACGCAATCTGAATTTTTATCAGGTCAGATGAAAAATAACATTCGTAATACTTATCGGTATTATTTTCTTGTTATACTGAGAAAGTTGGAACTTGTTATTGttcaattttacatttttaaaatcgatGTATGTAATTGTGACAGTAAATCAagtattaattttcaattaatttcactttgtaatttaatttgacaagGTTGAAAAACGGAGCATGGTCCGATCGGGATGTTTACGTCATAAATGCTACGTCATAAAGACCACGTTCCGGAAAATACGGTACATCTGGCAACGTTAATCTGGAGCGTATCATCGAAGCCTTGATGTGTCGAAAGCAGTCCTAGCGGTTCTGTTTTTGTAgaacatacaatttataatctTTCTCGCCTTTCATACgagaacataatatatatagatttatgaTATGTAACATCTTTTCTAGCGCTTTTCTGGAATCTTTGGTCGTGATTTCGTGAAAAGGTACGGGGAACccatttgatttgaccaatgagcgcgcGATATTAGTGTCAGATGGTACCGATCAATTTTCTGAGAGAATAATGTTAGTGTTGTTTATTACAAAAGCGAGATGTCACAGATAACACATCTGACTACTATAAGGCTCGTTCTTTTCATGGCCAACCAATTATTTAATTCcgcgaaaataaaatataaaaatgacttaCTACTTTAATTTAGACAATTTAATGGAACTGAAAAcgtattgattaaatatattcaaatattcaattcaaGATTATTGGTTACGAATTATTGGTGAACTAAAATGTCAAAACCATGAAAAATCGTCGCTGACCTTGACTGATGTAATAAACGCGTGACGAAAGCCGGTttagaatgtatttttaatcaaacGAATTTTGTGTGACGTGATTTCTGGTATATAAgttgcatatttaatatatagaatatgtttcaaattaatgtaACTTAATCTTAAACTATACTTGAAATTAGTAATCTTCGTCAAATAATGCAGATGCgctcaaagaaaaaaatatgcgaAACTATTATCCAAAGAGGTCGTTGCACTCGCTTTATCTTGGTACTTCACCAAATGCTTGACggtgttattatttttagcaCACCAACActaataaataaggttttatacatttttggtacTAGACAAAGATGTCACGCTGAAAACGTTAACCAAATTCAATATATACGAGTAAAACTTTAGTTTCCTGTTTGCGCATCCTTGATTTGTAACTAGTTTAAGTAGTTAAATTAGGGCATAAAATTGGTCTCATTTAAAAAGAGATAAATAGATTTCCTCCGTACGCTTTTCTGTATTAAACGAAcgaaaggaataaaaaaaaagtagctcTTAATTATACATTTCAGGATCTATTTTTTCCCAGTTGAATGGATCTGAAGTTGTTTACACCATGAACAAGACAaaaatcattttgaaattacaaacatttttaaaagtatggaCTCAAAATATAGTACTCAAACTGTGGAGATAAGTTCCAATTGTATTgaacctatataatatattgacgtTAATTATACATGTCACcaaaagattacaaaattcgttacatTACAATGTGatgagacagattgtaatctgtcgaaatattgtgaactgtgaaatgGGATTGCAaataaacgtattattttttgctatattgtataaaaaataatagtattgcCCCAATTAATTTACGGAATAACAAATATTCCTTTTTACCCCTCCTCTTAAGCTTATCATTTGTGTTAGGATTAGAACTACAAGGGCCCAAGGGGTCAGAATCGATCCTACGCCTATCAATTATAcactagttattaaataaaccaTTGCTCTATTGACGCTTCAAAATAGCaaacaagttatttaatttcaacataaGTTTGCACATGACTAgcattacaaacatattttattgttatatcaaATAACGTATATAGAAGAGAAATTACCACATATATCCTAAGCATATAAATcaacattatataatgtataacagATCGCACTATTGCTTGGTATAGTGGAACATACGTGTTTACGTCATTCTTTAACTGAAGTCATTATAATTAGAGAATACTTTAAGATTTGGTACGCAAACATTGTAGTCCGGACGTCCCCGGTTACATTCATTACGTCTAGCGGACAAACATTGACTGGCGATGATCCAAAAGCCTCGTCATAGATACCAGCCGTTTTTAATCGGCAAATATAGGCTTGATTCGTAAATACATTACATATCCAGGTAATGTCATCTTGATATGGATTTTATATCGAGTACTTTCCACTGTCttactttatttaagaattCCATCTCGTTAAACAAAAGTTATGGATACGGGATTTATTGCaacgtttaatatttataaaacattgcgTTTGCGTCTCCATTGTccctataattaaaataaaataggcaTCAACCATAACTATTACAATTGTTCAGCTAAAGTGCGACTGACCTCAAAAGGTATACCAGCTGTTTGAAGCCTTAGTGACCTTAAACAATGATAATTCacggtaataataaaaaacgaatatttcgcaacattttgacattttgcctattcatgttatttaaatacaagaatatttaaattacattagtcACGTAGCCTTAATTTAAAGCAGGCAATACTGCTAATCTCAGCTTCTTGtatcacaatattttaaagtaaaacctTTTCCGACGCGCTCCTTCTTCCGGTACGAATTTTATGGATATTggttaattgtttttttcagTGAGCCAACACAGGACAAGCTGTATTAATGAATttgtattaatacaattaaaacgcCTTAAAATGAGTTATTATTCGATGGGTTTGTTGGATTAGATAAACCGATTTATCgaaaacggctggaccgatttgtattatttaaactatagTCAATTATGGTAGTTAAGAAGCCCATATATtttcatcatatatatataacatacagaTTCAGATAACTATTAAACTGTCATAAAATGATCACCTaatcatttcaaaaaatattttgattttaattctaAGTAGAGTCAGATACAAAGTTTCTTTTTTCTTGTagtaactaatataattatcatgCCCCAGTAGTTTCTCAATTACATAATACTACTTACATAATCTCTTACAACCTGACATTCGCCCACTTAGCGATATCAAAGTGTTCGAATTCAGAATTGATCCTTACAAATAAAAGCTACCGTCTCAGATCTCAAACCGtctcaaaaacaaaagaataacgaTAAGATGGAGTGCACATATCATTATAGGGAAGCAACAAAACTAAACACAAAATTCAATGTGATTGCAACAACCCAGAAGGGTTAGTTCATTGTTTGTATTGTCATacgtcaataataatttataattaaaatgaaagcacTTATGACTTTTTCATTCGCTTTGGTATTGGCTTGATACATTCATTGAGGATGAGATTTAGATAGAATAAGTCCACACTTCATCGAATATTCGCATAAACATAGAACAAATAAGATAATCTATTCGTTTAACgccatttaattaatattcatgtttAATCACTACTTAATTATCGTAAAACATTTGATTACAAAACATATTATCAAAAGTGCAAACTAGAATATTGATATGAGTCTGTCTAACAATGGAAATCGATATCCAGTCAATGTCAACGTATTCAAACAGTTGACTATGTAACATTATACTAGCCGTACATCGCGGTTTCATTCGCGTTTcctattataatgatatatgaattattatataacaatataatttaagggATACCATCTGAACATCAAAATAGTGTATCATTGTGGGTAAATTTTCAACATTTCGCATCTGAAAAACGAAGTGATTTCTTAGAGATTAACACTGCTGTATcactgtacataaataaatacatttcattaaataaacagtttttatcACATGAATAGATGTTTATGGCTAATTCAActaacaaaatgtaatttaatcgcAAAAGAATTGAAACGTAATCGTTGTAATTTAGCCGTTTTCATTTCTACTAGCAGAAAAATTCGGTTCTATCGAAGATGCATCGTAATAGTCACgggaatgtataaaatattttttgtataaattataatcgtaACAATCTAGTAAAACATATTCTCGATTACAATTAACCTGAGAAATATTTGGGTTAATGATCGAACTTGTATCGAATAAGAATCGGAGAAGTATCGTAatcattgtataatttataacgaCAGAATTGACCCCTGATCTAATCCTCATAGCGATCGGAGAGAAACGCGTTAAAATTCTGATATAGTCTAGAATACACGAGAAATCATTTATCATAATCTCGATCATACCCCTCGGATCGGGATTATGATAATTGATATTCCCCGGGATTATCGCGTTCAATCAAGCACAAACTCTACagctatataacaataatatattgataaaatccGACAACCGTATCGCAAGCACGACGACCGTCATAACAAGATATTACGTTAATTACAATTTTCGTGGCTAGGCTTTTTGTGATAACATCGTCTGTTTTTTGGCATTGACtcataaagaattaaaaaaaacaatagcaaTATGAGTAATGATAAATCCATGATAACTTGTTTCTGTACCTACAAAttgcataaataaattttaaagaatatacCAAGGAAATATTAGATACAACAGTTCTATATAGAAGTCTTTAATGTTGATGGTAAGATCACAACTAAAAAAGAGATATATATGGAAATTGTAAACAGATTttaagtattcatttttttctttagtagGATATACTTCGAAGATAATCCCATACAAAATTGATGACAAACCCCACCCATGAGCTGAAAGATTTAGACTTGTTCCTACAAATGCTGGAAGTGCTCTAATTATTCACAAATTAATTACCACACCAAAGAATTGCAAATAAGATTTAAACCACTACTGCAAAATtagatgtttaaatatttcaataggtataatattatataatcattattgtcCTTAAAATTTAATCGTCTTCTTGTGATTACTTGATATGAATTTTATATCTTCCCAATGCATatccttaaattaaattaattaattatttgtaaaaaatagttgttttgTAACTTAAGATAAGTgacatttatattcaattaagatTTAGTACttaatgtgtatataattcaaaatattatactttacataatatgttaatattatgatatatatatatcttaatagtGCTTTTGTACACTAATATTATGGTATACATTCAGACAGAAATTAGggaaataaagaattataagtACAATTGCCAAGGTGAGATAAGTAGGTCATTCCAAAAATAGGtcacattataattatactcaCTGTAAGCTTTAAGCTAATTGtttgaaaacaaacaaataccAATTTAGAAATTAGTAATGCATAAAATATGAcagaaatttatacatattatatagcaATAGTTATTTActtgtaatgaataattatgttttattttgaatttcttatttttaatacactattcacattgttttgttttattaggaatattgattaaaatagaccaaatataatttttttttgttaagtattttagttaaagattatttttaggaagaaatttataaattaagtagGAAAGtgaagaaatttattttaacgtgATTAAGTTACTACAATTAAGTAACATGAATTTGGGAATATGTTTACGGATGCGTCAATTTTCTCAGAAACATGATATCATTATAGGCAGTAGCACTACGGACGAGATCAATAGCCGCAGCCGCGAATCTTAGGTTAAGGAATATTCTGAAATAAAGGTAGCATATCTATGCAATATAtcgcatttattttaaacacaatgtgtaggaataaataataaaccaatatatttttgaatattttgaagttATAAGCATACAAAACTTTGAGacttcgttttaaaattaaatatttgcaaattcctaggtttaaatatttttttttaaaatagaaatactaAAACTCTATAAAAACAATTCTATTACCACGACAACCTCCAATTTCAGCACAAATCGAATAAAACACAGGTGTCACGTTATGTAAACTccaaaaataaacgaaaagCTACTTACAAAAACGACCTGGGAATACTggaaaacatttcaaaaaatatttttcatctgcAAAATGCCAAGCTTCCTTATTTGACTCACTATtcgaaaacttatttttataatattatatcgtcCTCCATGTGTAGCACTAACCGTGAGATTTCCAGCCCGTATATTTTAGACTGGCTGACGACTCCACGAACTGACTGTTGTTTAGAGCTTGCGAATATAGGCCAGAGACTATATAAACTTCTTATGATATAGGCGAGGCAAGCACAGATAATACAATATGAGATAAGAAAGCGCAGATAGAGTTTTGTctctttcattttaatattaaacaattttatggTAAAAAATGATGAGATTGATGATGTGTAATAATAgactaaaaatgtatttttgccATAAAATTATCtagtaaaacaaattaaatatttaaaaaactaattcaTATCCATATTTTTTgggtattataacatattatattataacaaggaAAGTAACACAATTTATGATCATATCATATATAGATCATATGATACATATTTTAAGCCTAATCAACTAAAAGGCTCGTGTATTGCCTGGCTATATTATAATACTCTATTAGTGAAAAGTCTCAAAAATGCCAAATAAATGAGAAAGAATAAATAACCTCCTTTAGACTTCGAAAACACATTCGGTTTACGCTACCCCCAAAAACCAACAATTGCCGGgcaatagaatataatattagaaaccAAATTATAGTAATAAGCCATAGAAAATAGAAATGGGGCTATCGGCTTATTCTAAGCAGTAAAATATGGTCCGTGTTAGTCGTTGAAGACGATGTCGTTGTGCAAGCTCCGCTGGGAATTTAGTATGAGTGGgtgatatatcattttttttcaggattcaaatgaatttaaatagcCATCTTAAAATCGCGAAAATGTGTATCTTCGGAAAATACCAAGCTAAAATAATCATATGACGCAATATAGGGTTGCAAAATGAATGATAAGTCATCGATGAATGCATTCCAGTCGCTCTAGTGACTGATTCCGTCTTATTAAAATTCTCAGTAATTCTTTAAGCTGATCTGTGATAGAGTAATTACATACTTTATCATGAAAGATTATACTTAAGCATTCATTTTACCGTTGGTTCGATATCTAAAAGGATagggtacaaataaaaaaactctttttatAGATTAATGATCATAGGCTAATTCTAAAAGTAAGCCCTACAGTTAGGTGCACTACGATATTAAATCCCGggatgtaatatataataatatataaaaacccccggatgtttttaaattcaaacatatATTACATGGAGAAATTAATGCTACTAACACATCTCATGAccaaaaaatgaaattaataaatattacattccaatatataaatgaaaagagATGTAACACTGATTATATGCAAAACATTATACTCTATGAAGGAAAAgtacaaaatgtttaattattacaaaatctgtataaatttatattatttaaggtaTAAAGTTaatagcaaataaaaaatatttaaataggtgATATTACTCCATAATTGATAGACAGCACTTTTTTCGTGCCttcaaataatatgaaatcaGACTTCACTGATTTATGTTGGCTCTATGGTATACAAATAGActgtttgacattttatttgacAGAAAAAACATCTGatcgaatataattaaaagatattgttttataatttatttgtcattataagCTTAGATTTGTACCTCAAATGCCATGATTCGCGAAGACGATCCCCAGTTTCGTATAACTCCTTTTCAACAGATGGCATCAGCATGCTCTGGTGCACTAATAACCTCCTTGTTTAGTGAGTTTTCCGgtgttttttatatgatttgtaatatttttacaatggaCTCAATGCATGATTAACTCTTACTTTGCAGTGACTCCATTGGATGTAGTAAAAATAAGGTTACAAGCACAACAGAAGgctttattatcaaataaatgttatttgtattgCAATGGTTTAATGGAACATCTTTGTCCTTGCGGAGAAACTGCTTGGATACCTAGACGAGTTCATTTTCATGGAACGATGGTGAGTTTACTATTCTTGTATATCATCTTACAAAACTCAAAATAGATTATCAATAACCAACAAGATCTAATGAAGATGAGAAACAAAGATATGGAAATTAACCAATGACtcatatggtttttatttttacttttattacaggATGCTTTTTACAAAATTGCTAAATATGAAGGGGTACCAGCATTATGGTCTGGCCTTAGTCCTACTCTAATTCTTGCACTTCCATGtactgtaatttattttgtctcaTATGAACAACTTAGATTTCGGATGAAAAATTTGTACAACAACATTACTGGCAAcagtaagtataatattaaaataaaatgaacattatTACAACATGACTTTTCATAATGTACACAAAATTGGCTCAGAATGTTTTGCTATATAACAAATCTTATtgaacacatatataataacacctatttaataataacactcTGTGAATTgactattaaatttttttaggtGGCCAACCTATGTGGATTCCGATGATAGCAGGTGGTACGGCAAGAATAACTGCTGTCACTCTTTTCAgcccattagaattaattagaACAAAAATGCAATCTAAGAACTTGACTTATTCTGGTgattattagtttaatttttttataatgaaataaaaaatatcatgaacTTGATTGAAGTGTGTTTCAAGTTGAAAGAGACAAAGCTAGAAAAGgtctttgatattttaatttattttgttgcagAAATTAATTTAGCCTTACGCCAAGTCTTAAAGTATGAAGGTTACAGAGGACTGTTTCGTGGACTAGGATCTACATTATTAAGGGATGTACCATTCTcaggtaaattattttgtaaaattcttGTCTTTAGACAATATGGTTTTAATGTGATAAAACAGTATTTCAAGTGAAGCAAGATAAAATTTTTTTACTGATATTAgtgatttcatttatatcttacaGGACTATATTGGTCCACATTTGAAACTACAAAGAGGTTGTTCAACAAACCGGAgtcagaaaaaaatacattccttTTTAACTTTTTCTGTGGATCAGTAGCTGGCAGTGTATGTAtttgaaatttctttaaaaagatTATATCCTGTAAATGTATGGTGCAAATTAcaaatagcaaaataaaattatttatgttgttttacAGATTGCAGCTTTTATTACTTTACCATTTGATGTTGTAAAAACTCACCAACAAATTGAATTAGGGGAAAAAGAAATTTACACAGGTGAGACTAATTAATAGTTCcctattacattttatatatgtgggagtaatatatttataaaaatgaatgtatttctttaaaaat is part of the Vanessa cardui chromosome 14, ilVanCard2.1, whole genome shotgun sequence genome and encodes:
- the LOC124535049 gene encoding probable mitochondrial glutathione transporter SLC25A40 isoform X2, producing MIREDDPQFRITPFQQMASACSGALITSLFMTPLDVVKIRLQAQQKALLSNKCYLYCNGLMEHLCPCGETAWIPRRVHFHGTMDAFYKIAKYEGVPALWSGLSPTLILALPCTVIYFVSYEQLRFRMKNLYNNITGNSGQPMWIPMIAGGTARITAVTLFSPLELIRTKMQSKNLTYSEINLALRQVLKYEGYRGLFRGLGSTLLRDVPFSGLYWSTFETTKRLFNKPESEKNTFLFNFFCGSVAGSIAAFITLPFDVVKTHQQIELGEKEIYTDGKVHQRASNMKDIAKTIYKNHGVRGLFTGLLPRIFKVAPACAIMIATFEYGKQFFQKYNTQKYKEKMQRHGIDIKIIKSD
- the LOC124535049 gene encoding probable mitochondrial glutathione transporter SLC25A40 isoform X1, producing the protein MIREDDPQFRITPFQQMASACSGALITSLFMTPLDVVKIRLQAQQKALLSNKCYLYCNGLMEHLCPCGETAWIPRRVHFHGTMDAFYKIAKYEGVPALWSGLSPTLILALPCTVIYFVSYEQLRFRMKNLYNNITGNSGQPMWIPMIAGGTARITAVTLFSPLELIRTKMQSKNLTYSEINLALRQVLKYEGYRGLFRGLGSTLLRDVPFSGLYWSTFETTKRLFNKPESEKNTFLFNFFCGSVAGSIAAFITLPFDVVKTHQQIELGEKEIYTDGKVHQRASNMKDIAKTIYKNHGVRGLFTGLLPRIFKVAPACAIMIATFEYGKQFFQKYNTQKYKEKMQRHHDIVLMSQPSSNKEYTSL